In the Coturnix japonica isolate 7356 chromosome 6, Coturnix japonica 2.1, whole genome shotgun sequence genome, one interval contains:
- the LOC107315604 gene encoding uncharacterized protein LOC107315604 yields MTMEVWETAVSHPALSAGQARAGGGRREPGGGLIRRGAAAALAALMEPRSIPAADGPQRRAAPREGGRRKRTSFSKAQLELLVRTFEKQPYPGIALREQLSGLTDIPESRIQVWFQNRRARQLNRKKSEGAHPAQPAAAKEERGHCGADGQNRGLGTERALQTGDNRSCPGQPLPWSGPQYARLDTHWRSFGVPGQTPSHFGLDYMGKGEQFGVGAVGSAPQHSLPAQQAQDYPYLKNPCPENYYADVFQPCTEDYLYLAAMENTYSKPVLSYLNADQGLVDETYSYIKPNTSPFSSSSIPSCGEGESMLEPKQLRHSSPPFAASEASPPTPSVPAKHEGRYQGTCAAPDPLYGQQLLGTVSDYDPHWLGMRNEMLGNGFDSLLEQNGEQGGPQSYLFALGGQNSACHLGYA; encoded by the exons ATGACAATGGAGGTGTGGGAGACAGCTGTGAGTCACCCGGCCCTATCGGCGGGGCAGGCCCGGGCGGGTGGGGGTCGCCGAGAGCCGGGCGGAGGGCTCATAAGGCGAGGAGCGGCCGCGGCCCTCGCAGCCCTGATGGAGCCCCGCAGCATCCCGGCAGCCGACGGCCCGCAGCGCCGCGCCGCCCCGCGGGAGGGCGGCCGGAGGAAGCGCACGTCCTTCAGCAAAGcgcagctggagctgctggtgcgCACCTTCGAGAAGCAGCCGTACCCCGGCATCGCCCTGCGAGAGCAGCTCTCCGGCCTCACCGACATCCCCGAGTCCAGGATCCAG GTCTGGTTTCAGAACAGGAGGGCACGGCAGCTGAACCGCAAGAAGAGCGAAGGCGCTCACCCCGCACAGCCGGCGGCCGCCAAGGAGGAGCGGGGGCACTGCGGGGCGGACGGCCAGAACCGGGGCCTCGGCACCGAGCGAGCCCTGCAGACGGGGGACAACCGGAGCTGCCCCGGCCAGCCGCTGCCATGGTCCGGGCCGCAGTACGCCAGGCTCGATACTCACTGGAGGAGCTTTGGAGTCCCCGGTCAGACCCCGTCTCACTTCGGCCTGGACTATATGGGAAAAGGGGAGCAGTTCGGTGTGGGAGCAGTAGGCAGTGCCCCTCAGCACTCGCTCCCTGCACAGCAAGCGCAGGATTACCCGTATCTGAAGAACCCTTGTCCTGAAAACTACTATGCAGATGTCTTCCAGCCTTGTACAGAAGATTACCTATATCTGGCAGCTATGGAGAACACGTATAGCAAGCCTGTCTTAAGCTACTTAAATGCTGACCAAGGTCTGGTCGATGAGACCTACTCATATATCAAGCCTAACACCTCTCCCTTCAGTAGCAGTTCCATTCCAAGCTGTGGTGAGGGAGAGTCTATGCTTGAGCCGAAGCAGCTGAGGCACAGCTCTCCTCCTTTTGCAGCTAGCGAGGCAAGTCCTCCAACTCCTTCAGTACCTGCAAAACACGAAGGGAGGTACCAGGGGACATGTGCTGCTCCGGACCCATTGTACggacagcagctgctggggacAGTGAGTGACTATGACCCTCACTGGCTGGgtatgagaaatgaaatgttggGAAATGGTTTCGACTCACTGTTGGAACAAAATGGGGAGCAGGGTGGGCCTCAAAGTTACCTTTTTGCTTTGGGCGGCCAGAATTCCGCCTGTCATTTGGGTTACGCATGA